From the genome of Microscilla marina ATCC 23134:
TTTGACCAATGTTTTGGTTGCCATATAGTAGCGCTCCAGCATTGCCAAAATCTCATTGAATCTTTTAAAAGAACTTGTATTCAAATAGTTCATCTGAATGTTGAATTCTATGAAACGATTGTTTTGCTTTAAATACCTTTGAAGCCAATCAACTATAGGGTTAAAAAAACGGAGTGTGTCTTCTCCAAACGAATCTCCGGTAATTTCAAATACATTGCTGGAAGTATCAAAAGATACTTTTGGAGAATAATCACCTGCTTCTATAAATAAACTTTTCATCTGTTCAAAAGAATTTGTAAATGTTAAAACTTTAATGCCTGTGTTATATCCTAATGATATGTTACAAAAGTACCATGTTAAAGTCAATAAAAATATTTCAATTTATTTCAAATATATAAGCCGTTGATTGTCAGTTTGTAATGATGTTATAAAAGGGAATGTCCATTCAAGGTTGAAATAAAAACCATTTTGACTAAAGCAAAAACAGGCATTAAGTGGTTACTTAATGCCTGTTTTCTAAGTAGATAAGATTTATCTTCTCAAGAAATAGTTATAATAAGAACATTCTTTAATTACTTTTTGATGATAAGCAGTATTGCTATATTGCTGTTGTAGTA
Proteins encoded in this window:
- a CDS encoding DUF1987 domain-containing protein; amino-acid sequence: MKSLFIEAGDYSPKVSFDTSSNVFEITGDSFGEDTLRFFNPIVDWLQRYLKQNNRFIEFNIQMNYLNTSSFKRFNEILAMLERYYMATKTLVKINWICNQDDDEIIDYGEDIKEFFENLPINIHIKTTA